From the genome of Methanobrevibacter smithii ATCC 35061, one region includes:
- a CDS encoding tripartite tricarboxylate transporter permease, producing MLELVFACFIGILIGTLTGMIPGIHVNTAGAILFASSAFILGFLSPEFLCVLMVSMSIAHALTEFVPSMLLGVPQEGTATSILPGHRMVLQGRSKEVIRIVAVGGFGAIVITILMMPVFAVTLPFLHELTKPYTWIILLSASVYLTYALTNSKRDFAWSLLLFLLSGILGWAIFQTPISSGVSLMCIFSGLFGISTILFSLNDNSTIPHQNSFYELNIDFNKFKSIFAGGITGAILGFLPGFGPAQGTVIVQAASGTNDNSEDDTVNFLLATSGLNISDCLFSLMAIYIIGNPRSGIAVYMSYLISDMSISHLMIFIFASLIAVSISLILCLKLGDSFSKLMGGVDYRKLSIAVIILQIGILYIFTLYYKAPIFYMTLALITSTALGMLPHYIGVGKSHLMGVLIVPAIVIYMQMFI from the coding sequence ATGTTAGAATTAGTATTTGCTTGTTTTATAGGAATTTTAATCGGAACTTTAACTGGGATGATTCCGGGGATTCACGTCAATACTGCCGGTGCAATACTTTTTGCATCGTCTGCATTCATTTTAGGTTTCTTGTCTCCTGAATTTTTATGCGTTTTAATGGTATCCATGTCTATAGCCCATGCATTGACAGAATTTGTACCTTCAATGCTTTTGGGAGTTCCTCAGGAGGGAACTGCAACATCTATTCTTCCAGGCCACAGAATGGTTCTACAGGGAAGGTCAAAAGAAGTTATAAGAATTGTTGCCGTTGGAGGATTTGGGGCAATTGTAATTACGATTTTGATGATGCCTGTTTTTGCAGTGACATTGCCTTTTTTACATGAGCTTACAAAGCCATACACTTGGATTATTTTGCTTTCAGCTTCAGTTTATTTAACTTATGCCCTTACAAATTCAAAAAGAGATTTTGCATGGTCATTATTGCTGTTTTTGCTTTCAGGAATTTTGGGATGGGCAATTTTCCAAACTCCAATTTCATCAGGAGTTTCTTTGATGTGTATTTTTTCAGGGTTATTTGGGATAAGTACAATTTTATTTAGTTTAAATGATAATTCGACTATTCCTCATCAGAACAGTTTTTATGAATTAAACATAGATTTCAATAAATTTAAAAGCATTTTTGCTGGTGGAATTACAGGAGCTATTTTGGGATTTCTGCCGGGATTTGGTCCTGCTCAGGGAACTGTAATAGTTCAGGCAGCTAGCGGTACAAATGATAATTCAGAAGATGATACAGTTAATTTTTTACTGGCTACTTCCGGTTTGAATATTTCAGATTGTCTTTTTTCTTTAATGGCAATTTATATAATTGGAAATCCCAGAAGCGGCATAGCAGTTTATATGTCTTATTTAATCTCAGATATGTCAATCAGCCATTTGATGATTTTTATTTTTGCATCTTTAATAGCAGTTTCAATATCTCTGATTTTATGTTTAAAATTAGGGGACTCTTTTTCAAAATTAATGGGTGGAGTTGATTACCGTAAATTATCAATAGCTGTGATTATCCTGCAAATTGGGATTTTATACATTTTTACATTATATTATAAAGCTCCAATTTTTTACATGACTCTGGCTTTGATTACATCTACTGCCCTTGGAATGCTGCCGCATTATATTGGAGTTGGAAAGTCTCATTTAATGGGAGTTCTGATTGTTCCGGCTATTGTAATTTATATGCAAATGTTTATTTAG
- a CDS encoding MarR family winged helix-turn-helix transcriptional regulator, which produces MYTTDDLIKISPHMICHIISLHSFHDIFINHYLKDFGINKNQYYMLMHVFYNESSTQSDIATACLMDRSGVSRAFGELEEKGILTREYTEENKRAYKIDITEKGKELGKFLHDKELEWEEEIAHELEMSRGELLTTLERLALKALEFDRQRIDNFKY; this is translated from the coding sequence ATGTATACAACAGATGATCTTATTAAAATAAGCCCCCATATGATTTGCCATATAATAAGCCTGCATTCTTTTCATGACATTTTTATTAATCATTATCTTAAAGATTTTGGGATTAATAAAAATCAGTACTATATGCTGATGCATGTTTTTTATAATGAAAGTTCAACTCAGTCAGATATTGCAACAGCCTGTTTGATGGACAGGTCTGGAGTTTCAAGAGCATTTGGTGAGCTTGAAGAAAAAGGGATTCTGACCAGGGAATATACTGAGGAAAATAAAAGAGCTTATAAAATAGACATTACTGAAAAAGGAAAAGAATTAGGTAAATTTTTACATGATAAGGAACTGGAATGGGAAGAGGAAATTGCACATGAACTGGAAATGTCTAGAGGAGAGTTACTTACAACATTGGAAAGATTAGCTTTAAAGGCATTGGAGTTTGACAGGCAAAGAATTGATAATTTTAAATATTGA
- a CDS encoding ISNCY-like element ISM1 family transposase produces MTKQNKSALNSNIDFIQLKLYDFFDEKIDQEKIISKRLNKTPNFENTNHKLFLDENNTFKYDNPICPVCGSHKIIKKGTIKKNKQNTNGKTTEFKEQQYQCKKCGKKFGIYNNPLIGENKQFLQEIMDKIPGIMKIGYQSLRKISKYFEIFLGIRISHQTIKNWSDKNHEESISNEKFEYSGYYLYDEQFLRLNGTRHYRLTLFDAILNIPVTERIVRRRIPKNTKKFILESTENKPFICLTTDLFPMYRNVADEIEVKHQLCIFHLFQTINHKLKVYCRRNKINGKQRDHIYENAQELKNCFRQNSKKEAIEQFKQYLQKYTAIPVVLKDFIRKHIINHFHRYVEYLDDENIEKTSNKVENYYRQTNPEKIKKIYKTKNGILTFLDYQMQNWTEKHIKIK; encoded by the coding sequence ATGACCAAACAAAACAAATCTGCCCTCAATAGTAATATAGACTTCATACAACTTAAACTTTATGATTTTTTTGATGAAAAAATTGATCAAGAAAAAATTATTTCAAAAAGATTGAATAAAACACCTAATTTTGAAAATACTAATCATAAACTATTTTTAGATGAAAATAATACTTTTAAATATGATAATCCCATTTGTCCAGTTTGTGGAAGCCACAAAATAATCAAAAAAGGCACAATAAAGAAAAACAAACAAAATACTAATGGAAAAACAACAGAATTCAAAGAACAGCAATATCAATGCAAAAAATGTGGAAAAAAATTCGGAATATACAATAATCCATTAATTGGTGAAAATAAACAATTTTTACAAGAAATAATGGATAAAATTCCAGGAATAATGAAAATAGGGTACCAATCACTTCGTAAAATAAGTAAATACTTTGAAATATTCCTTGGAATCAGAATATCTCATCAAACAATCAAGAACTGGTCTGACAAAAATCACGAAGAAAGCATCAGCAATGAAAAATTTGAATATTCTGGCTATTATTTATATGATGAGCAATTTTTAAGACTTAATGGAACTAGACACTACAGATTAACTTTATTTGATGCAATACTCAATATTCCAGTCACAGAACGAATAGTACGTCGCAGAATACCAAAAAACACGAAAAAATTTATCTTAGAATCAACAGAAAATAAACCATTCATTTGCCTAACAACCGATTTATTCCCAATGTATCGTAATGTAGCAGATGAAATAGAAGTAAAACATCAATTGTGCATATTTCATCTGTTTCAAACAATAAACCATAAATTAAAAGTATATTGTAGAAGAAACAAGATTAATGGAAAACAAAGAGACCATATTTACGAAAATGCACAAGAATTAAAAAACTGTTTCAGACAAAACTCAAAAAAAGAAGCAATAGAACAATTTAAACAATATTTACAAAAATATACGGCCATACCAGTTGTTTTAAAAGATTTCATAAGAAAACATATCATAAATCACTTCCACAGATACGTAGAATATCTTGATGATGAAAATATAGAAAAAACATCAAATAAAGTCGAAAATTACTACAGACAAACCAATCCTGAAAAAATAAAGAAAATATACAAAACCAAAAATGGAATCCTGACATTTTTAGACTATCAAATGCAAAATTGGACTGAAAAACACATTAAAATCAAATAA
- a CDS encoding elongation factor 1-beta yields MGEVVATLKIMPESPDVDLEALKAAIQAAMPAEAEFHKIEEEPIAFGLVALNLIFIIEDGEGGTESTEEAMAKLADVASVEITDTRRLM; encoded by the coding sequence ATGGGTGAAGTTGTAGCAACTTTAAAAATCATGCCAGAAAGTCCTGATGTAGATTTGGAAGCTTTAAAAGCAGCTATTCAAGCAGCTATGCCTGCTGAAGCAGAATTCCACAAAATTGAAGAAGAACCAATTGCATTTGGTTTAGTTGCATTAAACCTTATTTTCATTATTGAAGATGGTGAAGGTGGAACAGAATCTACTGAAGAAGCTATGGCAAAATTAGCTGATGTAGCTAGTGTGGAAATTACTGATACTAGAAGATTAATGTAA
- a CDS encoding zinc finger domain-containing protein, with product MKEVECISCKQEIPLTGPFVEFECPVCGAKIARCEKCRTFGHAYKCECGFEGP from the coding sequence ATGAAAGAAGTAGAATGTATTTCATGTAAACAAGAAATTCCATTAACCGGGCCTTTCGTTGAATTTGAATGTCCTGTTTGTGGAGCAAAAATAGCAAGATGTGAAAAATGCCGTACTTTCGGTCATGCTTATAAATGTGAATGTGGTTTTGAAGGACCATAA
- a CDS encoding amino acid kinase family protein has product MKQVVKIGGSLFPKDAITLAKKLENTNSLIILGGGEFANLIREYDSYYHFSDEASHNTAIECMDILSKLVNDKVNSTKLAYTIDEAEKISDNGFTPIFIVSEFLKNEDPFECSWDVTSDSIAAYVAHSLNAKLLIVTNVNGIYTREPNEEGSEFINVIDAKKLLTFDETSIDLMLPSLLLKFGSDCFVVNGKYPERVLSLIDDNIDNYNFDYTQIIGD; this is encoded by the coding sequence ATCAAACAGGTTGTTAAAATTGGGGGAAGTTTATTTCCAAAAGATGCAATAACATTAGCTAAAAAACTGGAAAATACAAATTCTTTGATTATTTTAGGTGGTGGGGAGTTTGCTAATTTGATAAGGGAATATGATTCATATTATCATTTTTCTGATGAAGCCAGTCACAATACTGCAATTGAATGTATGGATATTTTATCTAAATTGGTTAATGATAAAGTAAACTCTACAAAATTGGCATATACAATTGACGAAGCTGAAAAAATTTCAGATAATGGTTTTACTCCTATTTTTATTGTTTCTGAATTTTTGAAAAATGAAGATCCCTTTGAATGCTCATGGGATGTAACTTCAGATTCAATTGCAGCATATGTTGCACACTCCTTAAATGCAAAGCTTTTAATAGTAACAAATGTAAATGGTATATATACCCGAGAACCTAATGAAGAAGGTTCGGAATTTATTAATGTCATTGATGCAAAAAAACTACTGACTTTTGATGAAACATCAATAGACTTAATGTTGCCTTCTCTTTTACTTAAATTCGGGTCTGATTGTTTTGTTGTAAATGGAAAGTACCCTGAAAGGGTGTTATCTCTTATTGATGATAATATAGATAATTATAATTTCGATTACACACAAATAATAGGTGATTAG
- the pth2 gene encoding aminoacyl-tRNA hydrolase has product MKQVMVVRRDLKMGKGKIAAQCCHGSIGSYKRTDSKLIKKWESDGYAKVVCKVDSLEELLDLKKEADKNNVSNYLVVDAGRTQLPTSTTTVLGIGPDEDEIMDKITGDLKLL; this is encoded by the coding sequence ATGAAACAAGTGATGGTTGTAAGAAGAGATTTAAAAATGGGCAAGGGAAAAATTGCTGCTCAATGTTGTCATGGTTCTATAGGTTCATATAAAAGAACAGATTCTAAATTAATTAAAAAATGGGAATCTGACGGTTATGCTAAGGTAGTTTGTAAAGTGGATTCTTTGGAAGAATTATTGGACCTTAAAAAGGAAGCCGATAAAAACAATGTTTCTAATTATTTGGTAGTTGATGCTGGAAGGACTCAGTTACCTACATCAACCACAACAGTTTTGGGCATTGGGCCTGATGAAGATGAAATAATGGATAAGATAACTGGGGATTTAAAACTTTTATGA
- a CDS encoding ribosome biogenesis/translation initiation ATPase RLI — protein sequence MSRISILDKDKCQPKKCNFVCIDYCPGVRMDEDTIIIDEDTNKPLISEELCEGCGICTNRCPFDAISIINLPEAIGEPIHRFGQNQFELFGLPSLTEGSVLGLLGPNGIGKSTIMNILSGTLIPNLGDYENPQDNWDKVIEHYKGSALQNYFTKLAAGEIKAVLKPQMVDQLPKVVKGKVSDLLTNVDERGKLDYVCDELDLHNVLDREMKNLSGGELQRVAIAATVLREGDFYYFDEPTSWLDVSQRLNAVKVIRSLAQDGKSVLVIEHDLATLDALSDNIHVLFGEPGGYGVVSGRKGVRIGINAYINGFLAEENVRIRRNPIEFTIRPPTPEDEGESLSSYSDLSKDYDGFKLTADAGEIFHDEIVTAFGSNGIGKTTFAKMLAGVEEPTSGEVDTEVTIAYKPQYIVSDFEGTVSDFLYMNAPSFGSNIFKSEIMEPFKLEDMLEKEVKKLSGGELQRLAIAATLSKDAEIYLFDEPTAFLDVEQRLIAARVIRKMVESRNAASLIVDHDIVFIDYISDRAMVFNGTPGLEGHASKPTDLRTSMNEFLGNLNITFRRDKETKRPRVNKLDSYLDREQKEKGEYYYLSD from the coding sequence ATGAGTCGTATTTCTATATTAGACAAAGACAAATGTCAACCTAAGAAATGTAATTTCGTTTGTATTGATTACTGCCCAGGAGTCAGAATGGATGAAGACACAATCATCATTGATGAAGACACTAACAAACCATTGATTTCTGAAGAATTATGTGAAGGATGCGGTATTTGTACAAACAGATGTCCATTTGATGCTATTTCAATTATTAACTTACCTGAAGCTATAGGAGAACCAATTCACAGATTCGGACAAAACCAGTTTGAACTATTTGGACTTCCTAGTTTAACTGAAGGTAGTGTTTTAGGTTTGCTCGGTCCAAATGGAATCGGTAAATCAACAATAATGAACATACTGTCCGGAACTTTAATTCCAAACTTAGGAGATTATGAAAACCCTCAAGATAATTGGGACAAAGTAATTGAACATTATAAAGGTTCAGCTCTTCAAAACTACTTTACAAAATTAGCCGCTGGAGAAATAAAAGCTGTTTTAAAACCTCAAATGGTGGATCAGCTTCCAAAAGTTGTAAAAGGAAAAGTAAGTGATTTGCTTACAAATGTTGATGAAAGAGGAAAATTGGATTATGTCTGTGATGAATTAGACCTTCATAATGTTTTAGACCGTGAAATGAAAAACTTAAGTGGTGGGGAACTCCAAAGAGTAGCTATAGCTGCAACTGTCTTAAGAGAAGGAGACTTCTATTACTTTGACGAACCTACATCCTGGCTGGATGTTTCACAAAGGTTAAATGCAGTAAAAGTAATCCGTTCACTTGCTCAAGACGGCAAAAGTGTTTTAGTTATTGAACACGATTTGGCTACTTTAGATGCATTGTCCGACAATATCCATGTTTTATTTGGTGAACCTGGAGGATATGGTGTTGTATCAGGTAGAAAAGGTGTTAGAATTGGAATCAATGCATACATCAACGGATTTTTAGCTGAAGAAAATGTAAGGATAAGAAGAAATCCTATTGAATTTACAATCAGACCACCGACTCCTGAAGATGAAGGAGAATCACTGTCCAGCTATTCTGATTTAAGTAAGGATTATGACGGATTCAAATTAACTGCAGATGCTGGAGAAATATTCCACGACGAAATCGTAACTGCATTTGGTTCAAATGGTATAGGAAAAACCACTTTCGCCAAAATGCTGGCAGGAGTAGAAGAACCGACAAGCGGAGAAGTAGACACAGAAGTTACAATAGCTTACAAACCACAATATATAGTTTCTGATTTTGAAGGAACTGTTAGTGACTTCCTGTACATGAATGCTCCAAGTTTCGGAAGCAACATCTTTAAAAGCGAGATTATGGAACCTTTTAAATTAGAAGATATGCTTGAAAAAGAAGTTAAAAAGTTAAGTGGTGGGGAACTCCAAAGACTTGCAATAGCTGCAACACTTTCAAAAGATGCTGAAATTTATCTTTTCGATGAACCTACTGCATTTTTAGATGTGGAACAAAGATTAATAGCTGCAAGAGTTATTAGAAAAATGGTTGAAAGCAGAAATGCAGCATCACTTATTGTAGACCACGATATTGTATTTATCGATTATATCTCAGACAGGGCAATGGTATTTAACGGTACTCCCGGTTTAGAAGGTCATGCATCCAAACCGACAGATTTAAGAACTTCCATGAACGAATTTTTAGGAAATCTAAATATTACTTTCAGAAGAGATAAAGAAACAAAAAGACCAAGAGTTAATAAATTAGACAGCTATCTTGATCGTGAACAAAAAGAAAAAGGAGAATATTATTACTTATCAGATTAA
- a CDS encoding putative zinc-binding protein produces MNDKIALVSCSGLSPLGLVVRAATVELALDNENIVAACITEYSAQPNQCSPILEDAKVVSITGCTDDCVSTILKEKDVDIVKNIDAESIVKENDLNPNDSVRLDDDGEKAVKALKDYILKELENI; encoded by the coding sequence ATGAATGATAAAATAGCATTAGTGTCATGTAGCGGATTAAGTCCCCTTGGTTTAGTAGTAAGGGCTGCTACTGTGGAATTAGCTCTAGATAATGAAAATATTGTTGCAGCATGTATAACTGAATATTCTGCACAGCCAAATCAATGCAGTCCTATTTTGGAAGATGCAAAAGTAGTGTCTATAACTGGCTGTACAGACGATTGTGTTTCAACTATTCTAAAAGAAAAAGATGTTGATATAGTAAAAAACATAGATGCCGAATCAATTGTCAAAGAAAATGATTTGAATCCTAATGATTCAGTTAGGTTAGATGATGATGGTGAAAAGGCCGTTAAGGCTTTAAAAGATTATATTTTAAAAGAATTAGAGAATATTTAA
- a CDS encoding DUF362 domain-containing protein — translation MCFEIMDEDFRFRYHHPLPNFYKVSNPANPKTQIDNSVLKDLEKLAAENNCAGISYSKLSDDFRKEWNIDFDNVIIFKYLMSPEILEMDQSKLKCKLIDDEFQEIGRKMYGFADFLRKNEFSAELLNPLDDKISLRAIAMQSNDAVITRSNMCLFKEGLNIGFFMIHTSIENLPFKQENDMCWVGEFCKTCGKCIRKCPENAFDENELVLRKVCTAHREGCSQCMLVCPFYKKGYIKIKQKYDKRVAKKRG, via the coding sequence ATGTGTTTCGAAATTATGGATGAGGATTTCAGATTCAGATATCATCATCCGCTACCTAATTTTTATAAAGTTTCAAATCCTGCAAATCCCAAAACTCAAATTGATAATTCTGTTTTAAAAGATTTGGAAAAATTGGCTGCTGAAAATAATTGTGCAGGCATTAGCTATTCTAAATTAAGTGATGATTTTAGGAAAGAATGGAATATTGATTTTGACAATGTTATTATTTTTAAATATTTGATGTCTCCTGAAATTTTGGAAATGGATCAATCAAAACTAAAATGCAAGCTTATAGATGATGAATTTCAGGAAATTGGCCGTAAAATGTATGGTTTTGCTGATTTTTTAAGAAAAAACGAATTTAGTGCAGAACTGCTTAATCCATTAGATGATAAAATTAGTTTAAGGGCAATAGCTATGCAGTCAAATGATGCGGTCATTACAAGAAGCAATATGTGTCTTTTTAAAGAGGGTTTAAATATAGGATTTTTCATGATTCACACATCAATTGAAAACTTGCCTTTTAAACAGGAAAATGACATGTGCTGGGTTGGGGAATTTTGTAAAACCTGTGGAAAATGTATCAGGAAATGTCCTGAAAATGCATTTGATGAAAATGAGCTGGTTTTAAGAAAAGTTTGCACTGCCCATAGGGAAGGATGCAGCCAGTGTATGCTGGTTTGTCCATTTTATAAAAAAGGTTATATTAAAATAAAGCAAAAATATGATAAAAGAGTAGCTAAAAAGAGAGGTTGA
- a CDS encoding pyridoxal phosphate-dependent aminotransferase — MKNNLSSYEEGNIKHPKKKFEKVVRVPPEGYESSNDFFEDVFMDKDMIWMGQNTNHLHGDIIADAMASCAKAKEYCKYPPPEGFSELKQLILDDLGFKNSDVLLTAGATESLYLCMQALLGPQDNVVMSDPGYLIIGNFANRFAGEVRYVPVYNEECGYKLTPELLRENMDENTKMVVLIDPLNPLGSGYTEEEIKEFAEIAIENDIYLLDDVTYKDFARNHYLAADYAPEQTLTIYSFSKIFGMAGVRIGAVVSTSDIIDVLKNAVVNDLGVNIIAQYGAIAGLKSKSEWEDKIKSITFNNQKLIKEVVDEIDGVFLPVYPSEANMMAIDLSGAGISPKDMSNYLLKRKIFTREGEYTSNLFGDNYLRISYSIPEEQIKVFCEEFPKAVEALRK; from the coding sequence ATGAAAAATAATTTAAGCAGTTATGAGGAAGGTAACATAAAACATCCTAAAAAGAAATTTGAAAAGGTTGTAAGAGTTCCTCCTGAAGGATATGAATCTTCAAACGATTTTTTTGAAGATGTATTCATGGATAAAGATATGATTTGGATGGGTCAAAACACAAATCATTTACATGGTGATATTATAGCTGATGCTATGGCTAGCTGTGCTAAAGCTAAAGAATACTGTAAATATCCACCTCCAGAAGGATTTTCAGAACTTAAGCAATTAATTTTAGACGATTTAGGTTTTAAAAATTCAGATGTTTTATTAACTGCTGGAGCTACTGAATCATTATACCTTTGTATGCAGGCATTATTGGGACCTCAGGATAATGTGGTCATGTCTGATCCGGGTTATTTAATTATCGGAAACTTTGCAAACAGATTTGCAGGTGAAGTAAGGTATGTTCCGGTTTATAATGAGGAATGTGGCTATAAATTAACTCCTGAACTTCTTCGTGAGAATATGGATGAAAACACTAAAATGGTAGTTTTAATCGATCCGTTAAATCCATTAGGTTCAGGTTATACTGAAGAAGAAATAAAAGAGTTTGCTGAGATTGCTATTGAAAATGACATTTATCTTTTAGATGATGTAACATACAAAGATTTTGCAAGGAATCATTATCTGGCTGCAGATTATGCGCCTGAACAAACCCTGACTATTTACAGTTTTTCAAAAATATTCGGAATGGCTGGTGTTAGGATTGGGGCAGTGGTTTCAACTTCCGATATCATTGATGTTTTAAAAAATGCAGTTGTCAATGATTTGGGAGTTAATATAATTGCTCAGTATGGTGCAATTGCAGGTTTAAAATCCAAAAGCGAATGGGAAGATAAAATAAAATCAATCACATTCAATAATCAAAAATTAATTAAAGAGGTTGTTGATGAAATTGATGGTGTGTTTTTACCGGTTTATCCGTCTGAAGCTAATATGATGGCAATTGATTTATCTGGTGCAGGTATCAGTCCTAAAGATATGTCAAATTACTTGCTTAAGAGAAAAATATTCACAAGGGAAGGAGAATATACCAGTAATTTATTTGGGGATAATTATTTGCGTATAAGTTATTCTATTCCTGAGGAGCAAATAAAAGTATTCTGTGAAGAATTCCCTAAAGCTGTTGAAGCATTAAGGAAATAA
- the radB gene encoding DNA repair and recombination protein RadB: MKVLANFEDNHKIPTNSGIDNLLDGGVEKGTVTQIFGPPGSGKSNISLVLAVNVAKQGKKVVYVDTEGGISINRIKQIAGEDFPKIVNNIIVFEPTSFLEQNENLKTIELWIRKHHDDVDLCVLDSAVALYRVDDMKSSRLNKELGKQMGILAKIARNYDVAVVLTNQIYSSFDDDNKDVVKAVGGTILQYWSKTIIQLERNDEFNKRVATLKRHRSIGEGKQATFKIVERGII, translated from the coding sequence ATGAAAGTCTTGGCTAATTTTGAGGATAATCATAAAATCCCAACTAATTCAGGTATTGATAATTTATTGGACGGGGGAGTGGAAAAAGGAACTGTTACTCAGATATTCGGTCCGCCCGGTTCTGGTAAAAGTAATATCTCTTTGGTATTGGCAGTTAATGTAGCTAAACAGGGTAAAAAAGTTGTTTATGTTGATACTGAAGGGGGAATTTCAATCAACAGAATTAAACAAATAGCAGGGGAAGATTTTCCTAAAATAGTTAATAATATTATAGTTTTTGAACCGACTTCATTTTTAGAGCAAAATGAAAATCTTAAAACTATTGAGCTCTGGATTAGAAAGCATCATGATGATGTGGATTTATGTGTTTTGGATTCAGCTGTTGCTCTTTATCGTGTTGATGATATGAAATCTTCAAGACTTAATAAGGAATTAGGTAAACAGATGGGGATTTTAGCTAAAATAGCTCGTAATTATGATGTTGCAGTTGTACTTACCAATCAAATTTACAGTTCTTTTGATGATGATAACAAGGACGTTGTTAAAGCAGTCGGAGGAACTATTTTGCAGTACTGGAGTAAAACTATTATTCAGTTAGAGCGAAATGATGAGTTTAATAAAAGAGTAGCTACACTAAAAAGACATAGAAGTATCGGTGAAGGTAAACAGGCTACTTTTAAAATAGTGGAAAGGGGAATTATTTAA
- a CDS encoding L-threonylcarbamoyladenylate synthase: protein MKILKTNQNKVDKKVIDEAVKVLADGGVILYPTDTVYGLGANIFNRKAVKRVYNIKKRSYLKPISLLVSSKDAIPLVSRASVNQLNFMDKYLPGPYTFILKKSKIVPRHLTSGSANVGIRVPESEIACNLAKLFPITTTSANISSENTLDTPEEILKQLGCEVDLVIDVGPLKSKNPSTIIDLTAEEPIFVKR from the coding sequence ATGAAAATATTAAAAACTAATCAAAATAAAGTAGATAAAAAGGTCATTGATGAGGCTGTTAAAGTTTTAGCTGATGGCGGAGTTATTTTATATCCTACCGATACTGTTTACGGTTTGGGAGCTAATATTTTCAATAGAAAAGCTGTTAAAAGAGTTTATAATATTAAGAAAAGAAGCTATTTAAAACCGATTTCTCTTTTAGTTTCTTCTAAAGATGCAATTCCTTTGGTTTCAAGGGCTTCTGTAAACCAGCTTAATTTTATGGACAAATATTTGCCTGGACCTTATACATTTATTTTAAAAAAGTCAAAAATTGTTCCGAGACATCTGACAAGCGGGTCTGCTAATGTGGGTATCCGTGTTCCTGAAAGTGAGATTGCATGTAATTTAGCTAAACTTTTTCCAATAACTACCACCAGCGCCAATATATCAAGTGAAAATACATTGGACACTCCTGAAGAAATATTGAAACAATTAGGATGTGAAGTTGATTTGGTTATTGATGTAGGTCCTTTAAAATCTAAAAATCCATCAACAATTATTGATTTGACTGCTGAAGAACCTATTTTTGTTAAAAGGTAA
- the pgsA gene encoding archaetidylinositol phosphate synthase: MLESLRPFLTKILNPLAKHLNINPNIVTVISPFIAVLAAYGFANHLLIIGTLAILLSGFLDVVDGAVARYHNKTSKFGAFLDSTMDRFADAIIYIGIIFGGYCDWFIGVLAIHSAITVSYVRARAESQGVECKVGIAERAVRMIILMIGAVIGYLTSPIYFTYTIIILVILSYITVGQRIYHVWRQLK, from the coding sequence ATGCTTGAAAGTCTACGTCCTTTTTTAACAAAAATATTAAATCCGCTGGCCAAACATTTAAATATAAATCCGAATATCGTAACAGTGATTTCTCCGTTTATTGCAGTTCTTGCTGCTTACGGATTTGCCAATCATTTACTGATTATTGGAACATTAGCTATTTTACTAAGCGGATTTTTAGATGTTGTAGATGGTGCAGTAGCCAGATATCACAACAAAACTTCAAAATTTGGAGCATTTCTGGACTCAACAATGGACAGATTTGCAGACGCCATAATCTACATAGGAATAATATTTGGAGGATACTGTGACTGGTTTATCGGTGTTCTGGCCATACATTCAGCAATTACAGTCAGTTATGTTAGAGCTAGAGCAGAGTCCCAGGGAGTTGAATGTAAAGTTGGAATAGCTGAAAGAGCTGTCCGTATGATAATATTAATGATCGGAGCAGTTATCGGATATTTAACAAGCCCAATTTACTTTACATACACCATAATAATTTTAGTAATATTATCCTACATTACAGTAGGGCAAAGAATATATCACGTATGGAGACAACTTAAATGA